The Brachyspira hyodysenteriae ATCC 27164 sequence TCACTTTTATCTTTATATCCAGGAGGTACATTTTCTTCAGCTCCTGCTGCACCTTGAGGTATAAACTGCTGTCCTTTCCAATCCTCTGTAACTGTACGAGTTGATACCTGAACCTTATTAGTAAATTGGCTATCATCATAAGGTGTTGCAGGGTCATCTTCTTTTAATATTATTGGAAGAACTAAATTATTTGTTATACTTACATCGTCCCAAATAAGTTCTAATGCTATTGTTGTTTCTACTCTGTTTGTATATATTCTTCCTAATGTTTGTCTTATTTTATTTTCTATTTTCTTTCTTTCTCTATCAACTATTTTCAACTCTTCCTGAGCTACTTTCAATTTCAAATTAGCTGCCTCATCTGTAAAATCAGTTAATACATATCCTGTACTATCTGTAATTGTTACAAATTCAGGTTTTAATTTATCAACACCCATAGCTATTAACTGCTGTAAGCCTCTTACTGTTTTAGGATCTCTTAATACTTCCTCTTTGAAAGGCTGTGCTTTAATAACTACTGATGCTGTAACAGGTGAATCTATGTCTGTTAAATATTCCTTCTTAGGGAAAGCTAAATCAACTGTAGCTTCCTGTACAAAATCTAATTTAGTTAAAAGCTGAGTTATAGCTTTAGTTAAAGATCTTCTTTTATTAATATCAAGCTCAACATCTGTTATACCTATACGAGGAGCATCAAATAATTCCCATCCGTCAACTCCTGTAGGCATTCTTCCCTCTTTTACCAATTCTAATTCTGCTTTAGCCTTATCAGCTTCGCTATTGAGGGTAATAAAACCATTTCTGTATTGGTATCTTATGTTATTAGCATCTAATACTGCTATAACATTTCTAGCATCTTCCTGAGTCAATGCCTGCTGAAACAATAATGTTCCTGTTCTTCTTGATGTGAGCACTATTGTTGCTATTATTGCCCCAAGACCTATTACTAAAATACCTATTAACACGGCTTTTTGCAATGTTGTTGTCTTAGAAAAAATATTCTTTATTTGACTTGTCAATTTATTTATAAAGTCCTGCATTAGAAACCACCTAATAAAAGTTATCTTTAGAATTTATCGGATATAGTTATGTTTACTTTATAAAAAATTTAAGGGTTTACATAACTATTTTTCTTTTTTATGAATATTAGTTTACATAATTATTTTTGTCAACAAGTAAACATAATATTTTTTGAATTTATATTGGACTTTTTAGTTTTTTTTGTTAAATTGCATCTTTTAATATTAATGTTATTATAGCCTAACATTTTTTTATGAAACTTTCAATTAAATTCAAAGAAAACATTACACTTTGCTCTCTTACCTCTTGCCTATCTCCAGAAAATATATTTTTATAAGCCTTAATATATCCATGAGCAGCCAAACATATCCATACTAATCCTACAGGCTTTTCAACACTTCCTCCAGAAGGTCCTGCTATTCCGCTTATTGCTATTGATATATCACTTCCCATTATTTTTCTGCTATTTTCTGCCATCTCCAAAACACATTCTTCACTAACTGCACCATATTTTTCTAATGTTTCATTACTTACATTTATCATTCTATGCTTTATTTTATTTGAATATGTTACAAAAGAGCCTTCAAAACATTCAGATGAACCTGATACTGATGTTATATGTGCTGCAAATAATCCGCCTGTACATGATTCTGCTGATGTTACTTTCAATCCTCTTTGTATTAATAATTCAACAACTTCTTTTGCTTTATCATAATTCATATTAAAAACCTTAATTTTAAATATATATTAATAAACATAATAAATAATAAAAAATAAAATTCATTTAATTTAAAATATTATATATTAATAGCTCATTTTTTTAATAATTTTAAAAAACTAAAATCAAAATATAAAAATTATGAACTAAAAAGAATTATTTTTAATCATTAGAATTGAATATTTAATTTATATTACAAAAAGAAATTCAAAAATTTAATAAATATTTATTTAATATTATAAAAAGATTTTATTTCTTCAGCTACTTTATCAATATCATTTTCATTAATTCTTCTATGCTCTTCTCTTC is a genomic window containing:
- the fliF gene encoding flagellar basal-body MS-ring/collar protein FliF — protein: MQDFINKLTSQIKNIFSKTTTLQKAVLIGILVIGLGAIIATIVLTSRRTGTLLFQQALTQEDARNVIAVLDANNIRYQYRNGFITLNSEADKAKAELELVKEGRMPTGVDGWELFDAPRIGITDVELDINKRRSLTKAITQLLTKLDFVQEATVDLAFPKKEYLTDIDSPVTASVVIKAQPFKEEVLRDPKTVRGLQQLIAMGVDKLKPEFVTITDSTGYVLTDFTDEAANLKLKVAQEELKIVDRERKKIENKIRQTLGRIYTNRVETTIALELIWDDVSITNNLVLPIILKEDDPATPYDDSQFTNKVQVSTRTVTEDWKGQQFIPQGAAGAEENVPPGYKDKSDRWQTYTKTDSQDNYELSKRYEAIKKGSYQIGKISAAVALDGRWTKSYDQNGDPIITNGTSYVREYHPVTAEEIRNVTSLVQAAIGYDLKRGDQVSVTHIQFDHWDRFNAEDAKLMRDRFIRKTLIITMISLLILFVLALAIRAIQKELARRRRLREEELERKQMEMRRQAMMNANEEPISEMSLEDAARKKLMDEVIRVSHERPDDVAQLLRTWMADDKS
- a CDS encoding CinA family protein produces the protein MNYDKAKEVVELLIQRGLKVTSAESCTGGLFAAHITSVSGSSECFEGSFVTYSNKIKHRMINVSNETLEKYGAVSEECVLEMAENSRKIMGSDISIAISGIAGPSGGSVEKPVGLVWICLAAHGYIKAYKNIFSGDRQEVREQSVMFSLNLIESFIKKC